One window of the Janthinobacterium sp. PAMC25594 genome contains the following:
- a CDS encoding hybrid sensor histidine kinase/response regulator, with protein MDSNNQIKPDEIEILIVEDSPTQAERLRRLIQSLHYSARVAANGQLALAAIRERKPHLVLSDIVMPEMNGYDLCRAIKTDPTLRDIPVILVTSLNDPKDIIRGIECGADNFIRKPYAEDYLLNRISHMLMNQKLRKNQNVEIGIALYLGDQKHFINAERQQILDLLISTYEQAVQVNGELQARERQVIELNMRLAHHAAELETINREIALKNLELAEASRMKSAFIANMSHELRTPLNAIIGFTGALLMKLPGPLTSDQDKQLNTIRASARHLLSLINDILDVAKIEAGKLTLSIEPVHCQELMAEVADTLRPLAQQKGLTLEMALGDAGQPPAIIDTDRRALTQILINLLNNAIKFTEQGTVRISLSQREEDGALVTEMSIADSGAGIKEEDQAKLFQAFSQLDSTSTRHVEGAGLGLYLCQNLANAIGGALFFNSDYGSGSTFTLALRSKP; from the coding sequence GTGGACTCCAACAACCAAATCAAGCCTGACGAAATCGAGATCCTGATCGTCGAGGACAGCCCGACCCAGGCGGAGCGCTTGCGCCGCCTGATCCAGTCGCTGCACTACAGCGCGCGCGTGGCGGCGAATGGCCAGCTGGCCCTGGCCGCCATCCGCGAGCGCAAGCCGCACCTGGTGCTGTCCGATATCGTCATGCCTGAAATGAATGGCTACGACCTGTGCCGCGCCATCAAGACCGATCCGACCCTGCGCGACATTCCCGTGATCCTCGTCACCTCGCTCAACGACCCGAAGGACATCATCCGCGGCATCGAATGCGGCGCCGACAATTTCATCCGCAAGCCATATGCGGAAGACTACCTGCTCAACCGCATCAGCCACATGCTGATGAACCAGAAGCTGCGCAAGAACCAGAACGTGGAAATCGGCATCGCCCTGTACCTGGGCGACCAGAAGCACTTCATCAACGCGGAACGCCAGCAAATCCTCGATTTGTTGATCTCCACGTATGAGCAGGCGGTGCAGGTCAACGGCGAACTGCAGGCGCGTGAACGCCAGGTGATCGAATTGAACATGCGCCTGGCGCACCATGCGGCCGAACTGGAAACCATCAACCGCGAAATCGCCCTGAAAAACCTGGAGCTGGCCGAGGCCAGCCGCATGAAGTCCGCCTTCATCGCGAATATGTCGCATGAACTGCGCACGCCGCTGAACGCCATCATCGGGTTTACCGGCGCACTGCTGATGAAACTGCCCGGCCCCCTGACGTCCGACCAGGACAAGCAACTCAACACCATCCGCGCCAGCGCGCGCCATCTGCTCTCGCTGATCAACGACATCCTCGACGTGGCCAAGATCGAGGCGGGCAAGCTGACCCTGTCGATCGAACCCGTGCACTGCCAGGAGCTGATGGCCGAAGTGGCCGACACCTTGCGCCCGCTGGCCCAGCAAAAGGGCCTGACGCTGGAAATGGCACTGGGCGATGCGGGCCAGCCGCCCGCCATCATCGACACGGACCGCCGCGCGCTGACGCAAATCCTCATCAACCTGCTCAACAACGCCATCAAGTTCACGGAACAGGGCACGGTGCGCATCAGCCTGTCCCAGCGCGAAGAAGACGGCGCGCTGGTGACGGAAATGAGCATCGCCGACAGCGGTGCCGGCATCAAGGAAGAAGACCAGGCCAAGCTGTTCCAGGCCTTCTCGCAGCTCGATTCCACCTCCACGCGCCACGTGGAAGGCGCGGGACTGGGCCTGTACCTGTGCCAGAACCTGGCCAACGCCATCGGCGGCGCCCTGTTCTTCAATAGCGACTACGGCTCCGGCAGCACGTTTACGCTGGCCCTGCGCAGCAAGCCCTGA
- a CDS encoding 2OG-Fe dioxygenase family protein — MSTSAPIFTDPSHIKDALRDDGYAVLRPQDVAALSGCPLAALRALEPSWNTLALDNYLKDGGRYRRRRHSCFVQDGARLTQTAHRPHWQPVEYNALHGGMHRLFEPVEPAIVAQAAWQQLIRALGDACSQVRGSQPWFIEAHQFRIDTTDGIGRPTPEGAHRDGVDFVAVLLIGREQVKGGETRIFEANGPNGKRFTLTEPWSLLLLDDAAVIHESTPIQPIGEHGHRDTLVLTYRAGQFQGEN, encoded by the coding sequence ATGAGCACTTCCGCACCGATCTTTACCGACCCGTCCCACATCAAGGACGCCTTGCGCGATGACGGCTATGCCGTGCTGCGCCCGCAAGACGTGGCGGCGCTGTCCGGCTGCCCGCTGGCCGCACTGCGCGCGCTCGAACCGAGCTGGAATACCCTGGCGCTGGACAATTACCTGAAGGATGGCGGCCGCTATCGCCGCCGGCGCCACTCGTGCTTCGTGCAGGATGGCGCGCGCCTGACGCAGACCGCGCACCGCCCGCACTGGCAGCCGGTGGAATACAACGCCCTGCATGGCGGCATGCACCGCCTGTTCGAACCGGTCGAGCCGGCCATCGTCGCGCAGGCGGCATGGCAGCAGCTGATCCGCGCGCTGGGCGACGCCTGCTCGCAGGTCAGGGGCAGCCAGCCGTGGTTCATCGAGGCGCACCAGTTCCGCATCGATACGACCGATGGCATCGGCCGCCCCACGCCGGAAGGCGCGCACCGCGACGGCGTCGATTTCGTCGCCGTACTGCTGATCGGACGCGAGCAGGTCAAGGGCGGCGAGACGCGCATCTTCGAAGCCAATGGTCCCAACGGCAAGCGCTTTACCCTGACCGAGCCATGGTCGCTGCTGCTGCTCGACGATGCGGCGGTGATCCACGAATCGACGCCGATCCAGCCCATCGGCGAACATGGCCACCGCGATACGCTGGTGCTGACGTATCGCGCCGGCCAGTTCCAGGGTGAAAACTGA
- a CDS encoding TonB-dependent receptor, with translation MTPRSLPLLLAALFSPAAVHADDIFQRVLVDGSRLNQLGVADSANAGSVTQQQLDARTSYRPGELLEAVPGLIVSQHSGEGKANQFYLRGFNLDHGTDLRTSVDEMPVNQRSHGHGQGWTDLNFLIPELAMRLDYKKGPYAAAQGDFSSAGAASIVYANRLTQGIASAGMGQNGFRRALLADSFDAGDGSLLYALEAQHNDGPFTQPDRYRKRNGVLRYSQGYANNGFNVTAMAYDASWNATDQIPLRAVQDGSLGRFDAIDASDGGKAQRYSLSGAWRQTTDDVSSRVSAYVIANRLALFSNFTYALDDPDNGDQFAQPDRRVTSGLDASHTWHRHTDSGSSDTTIGLQLQNDNIHNGLYNTRQRQILSTTRQDHIVETSIGVYGENSTRWSRWLRTVAGLRADAYRFDVRSDRAANSGQASDHLFSPSLSVIAGPWRDTEAYFNIGNGFHSNDARGTTIAIDPKTGEAADKVTPLVRSRGLELGLRSAAIAGLQTSLSLYRLDFDSELLFIGDAGATEAGRPSRRYGIEFSSYYKAASWLSLDLDLAYARARSRGSDPAGDFIPGAIEGVAQLAMTVTPRGPWSGSLRLRYFGPRPLIEDNSVRSSASVGLNGRIAYQIDKTLRVEVEGYNLANRRDSAIDYYYASRLPGEALPVDDIHFHPVESRSLRLTLVKNF, from the coding sequence ATGACGCCACGCTCTCTTCCCCTGCTCCTCGCCGCCCTGTTTTCACCCGCCGCCGTCCATGCCGACGACATCTTCCAGCGCGTGCTGGTCGACGGTTCGCGCCTGAACCAGCTGGGCGTGGCCGATTCGGCCAACGCGGGCAGCGTCACGCAACAGCAACTCGACGCGCGCACCAGCTACCGGCCCGGCGAATTGCTCGAAGCCGTGCCGGGGCTGATCGTCAGCCAGCATAGCGGCGAGGGCAAGGCCAACCAGTTCTACCTGCGCGGCTTCAACCTCGACCACGGCACGGACTTGCGCACCAGCGTCGACGAGATGCCCGTCAACCAGCGCAGCCATGGCCACGGACAGGGCTGGACGGACCTGAACTTCCTGATCCCCGAACTGGCCATGCGCCTCGATTACAAAAAGGGGCCGTACGCGGCGGCGCAAGGCGATTTTTCCTCGGCGGGAGCGGCGTCCATCGTCTATGCGAACCGCCTGACGCAAGGTATCGCCAGCGCGGGCATGGGGCAAAACGGCTTTCGTCGCGCCCTGCTGGCCGATTCGTTTGACGCAGGCGACGGCAGCCTGCTGTACGCGCTCGAAGCGCAGCATAACGATGGCCCGTTCACGCAGCCGGACCGCTACCGCAAGCGCAATGGCGTGCTGCGCTACAGTCAAGGCTATGCCAACAACGGCTTCAACGTCACGGCCATGGCGTACGACGCCAGCTGGAACGCCACCGACCAGATTCCGCTGCGCGCCGTGCAGGACGGTAGCCTGGGCCGCTTCGACGCCATCGATGCCAGCGACGGCGGCAAGGCGCAGCGCTACAGCCTGTCGGGCGCCTGGCGCCAGACGACGGACGACGTGTCGTCCAGGGTCAGCGCGTATGTGATCGCCAACCGCCTGGCCCTGTTCTCGAATTTCACGTATGCGCTGGACGACCCCGATAACGGCGACCAGTTCGCCCAGCCCGACCGGCGCGTGACGTCAGGCCTCGATGCCAGCCATACCTGGCACCGTCACACGGACAGCGGCAGCAGCGACACCACCATTGGCCTGCAGCTACAGAACGACAATATCCACAATGGCCTGTACAACACGCGCCAGCGCCAGATCCTGTCGACCACGCGGCAAGACCATATCGTCGAAACGAGCATCGGCGTGTATGGCGAAAACAGCACGCGTTGGTCGCGCTGGCTGCGCACCGTGGCCGGCCTGCGCGCGGACGCCTACCGCTTCGACGTGCGCAGCGACCGCGCCGCCAATTCGGGCCAGGCCAGCGACCATTTGTTCAGTCCCAGCCTGAGCGTGATCGCGGGGCCGTGGCGCGACACGGAAGCGTACTTCAACATTGGCAATGGTTTTCACAGCAACGACGCGCGCGGCACGACGATCGCCATCGATCCGAAGACGGGCGAGGCGGCCGACAAGGTCACGCCCCTGGTGCGCTCGCGGGGGCTGGAACTGGGCTTGCGCAGCGCCGCCATCGCCGGCCTGCAAACCTCGCTGTCGCTGTACCGCCTGGACTTCGATTCCGAACTGCTGTTCATCGGCGACGCCGGCGCCACGGAAGCGGGCCGCCCCAGCCGCCGCTACGGCATCGAGTTTTCCAGCTACTACAAGGCGGCCAGCTGGCTGTCGCTGGACCTGGACCTGGCGTATGCGCGGGCGCGCTCGCGCGGCAGCGATCCGGCGGGCGACTTTATCCCCGGCGCCATCGAAGGCGTAGCCCAGCTGGCCATGACGGTGACGCCGCGCGGGCCATGGTCAGGCTCTTTGCGCCTGCGCTACTTCGGCCCGCGCCCGCTGATCGAAGACAACAGCGTGCGCTCGTCGGCCAGCGTGGGCTTGAACGGGCGCATCGCCTACCAGATCGACAAGACCTTGCGCGTGGAGGTCGAAGGCTACAACCTGGCCAACCGGCGCGACTCGGCCATCGATTACTACTATGCCTCGCGCCTGCCCGGCGAGGCGCTACCGGTCGACGATATCCACTTCCATCCGGTGGAATCGCGCTCGCTGCGCCTGACCCTGGTAAAGAATTTTTAA
- a CDS encoding DUF6702 family protein produces MKRWRLLACAVLACASMAAGAHNFHMGIADISYNAASGSTEVVHTYTGHDVEALLTNLYQRRFDLGQEDSEAALRRYVEKQFYLVAPDGKRLRLNWVGMKVNADNVVIFQEIERTRLAPATRIHNQLLIDFLPSQRNTLNVQDSGSIQTLIFDRQNTELPIR; encoded by the coding sequence GTGAAGCGCTGGCGCCTCCTCGCTTGCGCCGTGCTGGCCTGCGCCAGCATGGCGGCCGGCGCCCATAACTTCCACATGGGGATCGCCGACATCAGCTACAACGCTGCCAGCGGCAGCACGGAAGTGGTGCACACCTACACGGGCCACGACGTCGAGGCGCTGCTGACAAACCTGTACCAGCGCCGCTTCGACCTGGGCCAGGAAGACAGCGAAGCGGCCCTGCGCCGCTATGTCGAAAAACAGTTTTACCTCGTGGCGCCGGACGGCAAGCGCTTGCGCCTGAACTGGGTCGGCATGAAGGTCAATGCCGACAATGTGGTGATCTTCCAGGAGATCGAACGCACGCGCCTGGCGCCCGCCACGCGCATCCATAACCAGTTGCTGATCGACTTCCTGCCCAGCCAGCGCAATACCCTCAACGTGCAGGACAGCGGCAGCATCCAGACGCTGATTTTCGACCGCCAGAACACGGAATTGCCGATCCGCTAA
- a CDS encoding M1 family metallopeptidase, with the protein MRIPFGSVASLALCFTVSAFAAEPFDDKFRQLDEVLPTPNTYRTASGAPGHAYWQQRADYTIRATLDEAKREIAGSGSITYHNQSPDTLGYLWLQLDQNIYKPDSDARRMTTAPSRQAWAKTAGDETMKFEGLRGMLARGDFQGGFHIRALKGADGQPLKYVVNRTMMRVDLPQPLKPGQDFVFQIDWDYRINEQKVLGGRAGYEVFDDKNALFEVAQWFPRMAAYYDAAGWQHKQFLGSGEFTLEFGDYDVQLTVPADHIVAATGALQNPQEVLSAAQRERLEKARGSDKPVVIVTQKEAEAAEKTVSRAQKTWHFKAANVRDFAWASSRKFIWDAQGYKKGGSDVMAMSYYPKEGNPLWEKYSTQAIVHTIEQYNKYSIAYPYPTAISVNGPVGGMEYPMISFNGPRPVKDKKTGELTYSKRTKYGLIGVIIHEVGHNYYPMIINSDERQWTWMDEGLNTFVQYLAQQAWEEDYPASRGEPREIVDYMRSRDQVPIMTNSESLLQFGNNAYAKPAAGLNILRETILGRELFDYAFKEYAQRWKFKRPTPADFFRTMEDASGTDLDWFWRGWFYTTDPVDISIDGISEYGVSSKDPATEKAWKKAQKAAQPESVTSRANKGMPRRVDAHPELKDFYNQHDDFTVTNKDRNAYAEALASLEPWEKDLLKQGKHLYLVDLSNVGGMVMPLILEIELKSGKKYVERVPAEVWRYSPKKITKVVITDEPMVGLVQDPYWETADIDTSNNSWPRKITPSRLELFKSEKSPKDNLMRDFHTPLKGSGATKGDEA; encoded by the coding sequence ATGCGCATACCTTTCGGCTCCGTAGCCTCGTTGGCTCTATGTTTTACCGTGTCGGCGTTCGCCGCCGAACCATTCGACGACAAGTTCCGCCAGCTCGACGAAGTGCTGCCCACCCCGAATACCTACCGCACCGCCTCCGGCGCGCCGGGCCACGCCTACTGGCAGCAACGTGCCGATTACACCATCCGCGCCACCCTGGATGAAGCCAAACGCGAGATCGCCGGCAGCGGCAGCATCACCTACCACAACCAGTCGCCCGACACCCTCGGCTACCTGTGGCTGCAACTGGACCAGAATATCTACAAACCCGATTCCGACGCGCGCCGCATGACCACGGCGCCGTCGCGCCAGGCGTGGGCCAAAACGGCGGGCGACGAGACCATGAAATTCGAAGGCTTGCGCGGCATGCTGGCGCGCGGCGACTTCCAGGGCGGCTTCCATATCCGCGCCTTGAAAGGCGCGGACGGCCAGCCGCTGAAATACGTAGTGAACCGCACCATGATGCGCGTCGACCTGCCGCAGCCCCTGAAGCCGGGCCAGGATTTCGTCTTCCAGATCGACTGGGATTACCGCATCAACGAACAGAAGGTGCTGGGCGGGCGCGCAGGCTATGAAGTCTTCGACGACAAGAACGCCCTGTTCGAAGTGGCGCAGTGGTTTCCCCGCATGGCGGCCTACTACGACGCGGCCGGCTGGCAGCACAAGCAGTTCCTGGGCTCGGGCGAATTCACGCTGGAGTTTGGCGACTACGACGTGCAGTTGACGGTTCCCGCCGACCATATCGTCGCCGCCACGGGCGCGCTGCAAAATCCGCAGGAGGTGCTGTCCGCCGCGCAGCGCGAGCGCCTGGAGAAGGCCCGCGGCAGCGACAAGCCCGTCGTCATCGTCACGCAGAAAGAGGCGGAAGCGGCCGAAAAAACGGTGAGCCGCGCGCAAAAGACCTGGCATTTCAAGGCGGCCAACGTGCGCGACTTCGCCTGGGCATCGAGCCGCAAGTTCATCTGGGATGCGCAGGGCTACAAGAAGGGCGGCAGCGATGTGATGGCCATGTCCTACTATCCGAAAGAGGGCAATCCGCTATGGGAGAAATACAGCACGCAAGCCATCGTGCACACGATAGAACAGTACAACAAGTACAGCATAGCCTACCCGTATCCGACAGCCATTTCCGTCAACGGCCCCGTGGGCGGCATGGAGTATCCGATGATCTCGTTCAATGGCCCGCGTCCCGTGAAAGACAAGAAAACGGGCGAGCTCACGTATTCGAAGCGCACCAAGTATGGCTTGATCGGCGTGATCATCCACGAAGTGGGCCACAACTACTACCCGATGATCATCAACTCGGACGAGCGCCAGTGGACGTGGATGGATGAAGGCCTCAACACCTTCGTGCAATACCTGGCGCAGCAGGCCTGGGAAGAAGACTACCCTGCCTCGCGCGGCGAACCGCGCGAGATCGTCGACTACATGCGTAGCCGCGACCAGGTGCCCATCATGACCAATTCCGAGTCCCTGCTACAGTTCGGCAACAACGCCTACGCCAAGCCGGCGGCGGGCCTGAACATCCTGCGCGAAACCATCCTCGGACGCGAACTGTTCGACTACGCGTTCAAGGAATATGCGCAGCGCTGGAAATTCAAGCGTCCCACGCCGGCCGACTTTTTCCGCACCATGGAAGACGCCTCCGGCACGGACCTCGACTGGTTCTGGCGCGGCTGGTTTTATACCACCGATCCGGTCGACATCAGCATCGATGGCATCAGCGAATACGGCGTGAGCTCAAAAGATCCCGCCACGGAAAAAGCCTGGAAAAAGGCGCAAAAGGCCGCCCAGCCGGAATCGGTGACGAGCCGCGCCAACAAGGGCATGCCGCGCCGCGTCGATGCGCACCCGGAGCTGAAGGATTTCTACAACCAGCACGACGATTTCACGGTGACCAACAAGGACCGCAACGCCTACGCCGAAGCGCTGGCCAGCCTGGAGCCGTGGGAAAAGGACCTGCTGAAACAGGGCAAGCACCTGTACCTGGTCGACCTGTCGAACGTGGGCGGCATGGTCATGCCCCTGATCCTCGAGATCGAACTGAAAAGCGGAAAAAAGTACGTGGAGCGCGTGCCGGCCGAAGTGTGGCGCTACTCGCCAAAAAAGATCACCAAGGTCGTCATCACGGATGAACCGATGGTGGGCCTGGTGCAGGACCCGTACTGGGAAACGGCCGACATCGACACCAGCAACAATAGCTGGCCGAGAAAGATCACGCCATCGCGCCTGGAACTGTTCAAGAGCGAAAAATCGCCCAAGGATAACCTGATGCGCGACTTTCATACGCCGTTGAAAGGCAGCGGCGCGACCAAAGGCGACGAGGCGTGA
- a CDS encoding MarR family winged helix-turn-helix transcriptional regulator produces MDTTTSPNPLHQVPRLDSQLCFALYSTSLAMNKLYRKLLRKLGLTYSQYLVMMVLWERDGLTVSEVGERLFLDSATLTPLLKRMEQAGLLTRTRAASDERQVIISLTEQGDQLRHEAALLPEAILTASHCSVEQVVDMKQQLNQLRDSLMKSE; encoded by the coding sequence ATGGATACCACCACTTCTCCCAACCCGCTGCACCAGGTGCCGCGCCTGGACAGCCAGCTGTGCTTTGCGCTGTACTCGACCTCACTCGCCATGAACAAGCTGTACCGCAAGCTGCTGCGCAAGCTCGGACTCACGTACTCGCAATATCTGGTGATGATGGTGCTGTGGGAGCGCGACGGCTTGACGGTGTCGGAAGTGGGCGAGCGCCTGTTCCTCGACTCGGCCACCCTGACGCCCCTGCTCAAGCGCATGGAGCAAGCGGGCCTGTTGACGCGCACGCGCGCCGCCAGCGACGAGCGCCAGGTCATCATTTCGCTCACGGAGCAAGGCGACCAGCTGCGCCACGAGGCGGCCCTGCTGCCCGAAGCCATCCTGACGGCCAGCCATTGCAGCGTGGAGCAGGTTGTGGACATGAAACAACAACTGAACCAGTTGCGCGACAGCCTGATGAAAAGTGAGTAA
- a CDS encoding sugar phosphate isomerase/epimerase, with protein sequence MRIQVFAAHWGNNELAPQVFIDKVAAAGFDGIEMSLPLDAALREEWTDRIARAGLELIAAQWETVFHSDFDLHRAALAELLENACLVRPVLVNTHTGKDYYTPAQNAQLIDLAAAISEKHGVPIVHELHRSRFSGHPMLLLPYLRQYPHLPLTADLSHWCCACESLLEDQPQTLAQVLPLVRHVHARVGHAQGPQVADFRAPEAKQALDAHLAWWDAIVALRRAAGAERMTFTPEFGPAPYLQTLPYTQQPVSDAWEQNVAMLELLRARYAG encoded by the coding sequence ATGCGCATCCAGGTTTTCGCCGCCCACTGGGGCAATAACGAGCTGGCGCCCCAGGTCTTCATTGACAAGGTAGCGGCGGCCGGCTTCGACGGCATCGAAATGTCGCTGCCGCTGGACGCCGCCCTGCGCGAGGAATGGACGGACCGCATCGCCAGGGCGGGACTGGAACTGATCGCCGCGCAGTGGGAAACCGTGTTCCACAGCGACTTCGATCTGCACCGCGCCGCCCTGGCCGAGCTGCTGGAAAACGCCTGCCTGGTGCGCCCCGTGCTGGTCAACACGCACACGGGCAAGGATTACTACACCCCGGCGCAAAACGCGCAGCTGATCGACCTGGCCGCCGCCATCTCGGAAAAGCACGGCGTGCCCATCGTGCATGAGCTCCACCGCAGCCGCTTTTCCGGCCACCCGATGCTGCTGCTGCCGTATCTGCGGCAGTACCCGCACCTGCCATTGACGGCCGACCTGTCGCACTGGTGCTGCGCCTGCGAATCGCTGCTGGAAGACCAGCCACAGACCCTGGCACAAGTGCTGCCGCTGGTGCGCCATGTGCATGCGCGCGTGGGCCATGCACAGGGGCCGCAGGTGGCCGACTTCCGCGCGCCGGAAGCGAAGCAGGCGCTTGACGCCCACCTGGCGTGGTGGGATGCCATCGTCGCCCTGCGCCGCGCGGCCGGTGCCGAGCGCATGACGTTTACGCCGGAATTCGGTCCCGCGCCCTACCTGCAAACGCTGCCGTACACGCAGCAGCCCGTCAGCGATGCATGGGAACAGAACGTCGCCATGCTCGAACTGCTGCGCGCGCGTTACGCCGGGTAG
- a CDS encoding phytanoyl-CoA dioxygenase family protein, whose amino-acid sequence MLTIEQQEQYQRDGYIILPDFKAADEIAALRARAEQIVNEFDPGVSQSIFTTRDQAKNTNDYFLASDNTIRCFFEEEAFGPDGQLKQAKSLSINKIGHAMHDLDPVFRAFSADPKLAEVARDLGLADAQVWQSMYIFKQPGIGGEVRWHQDATYFETTPISVTTFWFALEDATLDNGCLWAEPGGHRGPLRERFIRNGNAVRVEKLDAMPWPDDSTAVPLEVKAGALVCFHGLLPHYSAPNRSPVSRHAYTLHATDGQTEYAAHNWIQRDAAFPVRGFV is encoded by the coding sequence ATGCTAACGATCGAACAACAAGAACAATACCAACGCGACGGCTACATCATCCTGCCCGATTTCAAGGCAGCGGACGAAATCGCCGCCTTGCGCGCACGCGCCGAGCAGATTGTCAACGAATTCGATCCCGGCGTCAGCCAATCCATCTTCACCACGCGCGACCAGGCGAAGAACACCAACGATTATTTTCTCGCCTCCGACAACACCATCCGCTGCTTCTTCGAGGAAGAGGCATTCGGCCCGGACGGCCAGTTAAAACAGGCCAAGTCCCTGTCGATCAACAAAATCGGCCACGCCATGCATGACCTGGATCCCGTCTTCCGCGCTTTTTCGGCCGACCCGAAACTGGCCGAGGTGGCGCGCGACCTGGGCTTGGCGGACGCGCAGGTCTGGCAATCGATGTACATCTTTAAACAGCCCGGCATCGGCGGCGAAGTGCGCTGGCACCAGGACGCCACCTACTTCGAAACCACGCCGATCAGCGTGACCACGTTCTGGTTCGCGCTGGAAGACGCGACCCTGGACAACGGCTGCCTGTGGGCGGAACCGGGCGGCCACCGCGGCCCCCTGCGCGAACGCTTCATCCGCAACGGCAATGCCGTGCGCGTGGAAAAACTCGATGCCATGCCCTGGCCCGACGACAGCACGGCCGTGCCACTGGAAGTGAAGGCGGGCGCGCTGGTCTGCTTCCACGGCTTGCTGCCCCATTACAGCGCGCCAAACCGCTCGCCCGTTTCACGCCATGCCTACACCCTGCACGCCACCGATGGCCAGACCGAATACGCGGCCCACAACTGGATACAGCGCGACGCGGCGTTTCCCGTGCGGGGCTTCGTCTGA
- a CDS encoding LysR family transcriptional regulator, whose translation MDQLKAMEIFVEVARQRSFTLAGQRLGLTRAMVSKTIMQLEERLNARLLHRSTREVSLTDAGRAYLAPCMATVSQAQEAARMVAHVAQTGAGAALAGPLRIQAPSSFGSAWLADAVARFSLLHPQVRAELFVDDALLDPIRHGFDLTIRVGGIPDSSALAMRPLAPCRAVLCASPAYLAQWGVPQTPQDLLQHQCLHFSHLTDGTHWHFQRGEGEQREDVDVRVQAGFTANNGLVLHQAALRGLGIVYSTTFLAWRNLLDGSLLPVLSGWELPLNHLSALYPASRQPSPKVRALIDFLVAEYQPVPPWDRELAAAGFFS comes from the coding sequence ATGGATCAACTAAAAGCGATGGAAATCTTTGTCGAAGTGGCGCGCCAGCGCAGCTTTACGCTGGCCGGGCAGCGCCTGGGCCTGACGCGCGCCATGGTCAGCAAGACCATCATGCAGCTGGAAGAGCGCCTGAACGCGCGTCTGCTGCACCGCTCCACGCGCGAAGTGAGTCTGACGGATGCGGGTCGCGCCTACCTGGCGCCATGCATGGCCACCGTCAGCCAGGCGCAGGAAGCGGCGCGCATGGTGGCGCACGTGGCGCAGACGGGAGCGGGGGCGGCGCTGGCCGGACCGCTGCGCATCCAGGCGCCATCGAGTTTCGGCAGCGCGTGGCTGGCCGATGCCGTGGCCCGTTTCAGCCTGCTGCACCCGCAGGTGCGGGCCGAGCTGTTTGTCGACGATGCGCTGCTCGACCCGATACGCCACGGCTTTGACTTGACCATCCGCGTGGGCGGCATCCCGGACAGCAGCGCGCTGGCCATGCGCCCGCTGGCGCCGTGCCGCGCCGTGCTGTGCGCCAGTCCCGCCTATCTGGCGCAATGGGGCGTGCCGCAGACGCCACAAGATTTATTGCAGCACCAGTGCCTGCATTTCAGCCACCTGACCGACGGCACGCACTGGCATTTCCAGCGGGGAGAAGGGGAGCAGCGCGAGGATGTGGACGTGCGCGTGCAGGCGGGATTCACGGCGAACAATGGGCTGGTGCTGCACCAGGCGGCGCTGCGGGGACTGGGCATCGTCTACAGCACCACCTTCCTCGCCTGGCGCAATCTGCTCGATGGCAGCCTGCTGCCCGTGCTGTCCGGCTGGGAGCTGCCGCTGAATCATTTGAGCGCGCTGTATCCTGCCAGCCGCCAGCCGTCGCCGAAGGTGCGCGCGCTGATCGATTTCCTGGTGGCCGAATACCAGCCCGTGCCGCCGTGGGACCGCGAGCTGGCAGCGGCGGGTTTTTTTAGTTGA